The following proteins come from a genomic window of Varunaivibrio sulfuroxidans:
- a CDS encoding TolB-like translocation protein: MIVILRNITVNFFAGMFFVILSGILMHSEVNAMSLLPNLSEGLSLYAPVLSRDGRVIVFTYQVGTKYPSLGVYQVDADKLAPIALPGGFAWISPVISQDGRYIAAVTDCLHNCPSGEEGHQVVLLDLSQPTVNFTFLTKGKKYRGNPMFSPDGKRLIFVTGRILPTDRGDLVTDYGFSMVPISGGSEIKIASTEEGKNRFYAIDRPYFLSKTHIIFSAIPFYPDGPIATKAAALGKTISEPVGISLYFAKKDNEYDLLPENKHHTMGGLTASLKGDIVFTDLSEGEPETTDGAFNYELFMSHMGKVTQLTHIKSFISAPFISGDGSTVVFLEDKGRNGARDIVIYDTASGQLTKTGIRGKILKHLKVEKR, encoded by the coding sequence GTGATCGTTATTTTGCGTAACATCACAGTAAATTTCTTTGCGGGGATGTTTTTTGTAATTTTGAGCGGAATTTTGATGCACAGTGAAGTCAATGCTATGAGTTTACTTCCTAACCTATCCGAGGGCTTAAGCTTATACGCTCCTGTTCTTTCAAGAGACGGACGGGTCATCGTTTTCACCTATCAGGTTGGAACGAAATATCCCAGTCTAGGAGTCTACCAGGTCGATGCAGACAAACTGGCGCCCATTGCATTGCCCGGTGGTTTTGCATGGATAAGCCCGGTTATATCCCAGGATGGGCGCTACATCGCCGCCGTGACAGACTGTTTGCACAACTGCCCATCAGGAGAGGAAGGCCACCAAGTCGTTCTTCTTGATCTATCGCAACCTACTGTGAACTTCACATTTTTGACCAAGGGGAAAAAATATCGTGGAAATCCCATGTTTTCACCGGATGGAAAAAGGCTCATTTTTGTGACGGGGCGAATATTGCCCACCGATAGAGGAGACCTAGTTACGGATTATGGTTTCTCTATGGTGCCTATTTCGGGGGGGAGCGAAATCAAAATCGCATCGACGGAAGAAGGAAAGAACCGGTTTTATGCAATTGACCGTCCATACTTTCTAAGTAAAACGCATATTATTTTTTCCGCTATCCCATTCTATCCGGATGGCCCCATTGCCACCAAAGCAGCAGCGCTTGGAAAAACAATAAGCGAACCTGTCGGTATAAGTTTGTATTTTGCAAAAAAAGATAATGAGTACGATCTGTTACCTGAAAACAAACATCATACGATGGGCGGCCTGACTGCTTCATTGAAGGGAGATATTGTTTTTACCGATCTCTCCGAGGGCGAGCCAGAGACGACCGATGGTGCCTTTAACTATGAATTGTTTATGTCCCATATGGGAAAAGTCACTCAACTTACGCACATAAAATCATTTATAAGCGCGCCTTTCATATCCGGCGACGGTTCAACCGTAGTGTTCCTGGAAGACAAGGGCAGGAACGGAGCAAGGGATATCGTGATCTATGATACGGCAAGTGGCCAACTCACAAAGACGGGCATACGAGGAAAAATTTTAAAACACCTAAAGGTTGAAAAACGCTAA
- a CDS encoding beta strand repeat-containing protein, giving the protein MALDQSTAFFDINGDGYREQTAWAGGGDGFLVYDKNNDGLINHVDEVSFKGYVETARTDLEGLAHFDTNGDGVLDGRDAEWAKFGVWRDANQDGVSDPGEVVSLDKAGITSIGLSSDRVQRSEGGNTVFGIGQFTWADGASGKFADAALAYSQQAVREEADGALTIRNGDGSRVRFLADSPAGVTLDLGAEGLVGVIATGGADHLSAGAAQDVSLFGMGGNDVLTGGDGNDFLVGGAGADSLSGGGGDDTLVIDANDVHVDGGDGVDSVFVEGTAGVTLDLGADHVELAFGGAGNDVFRTSGSIGVLMSGGTGNDILTGGQGNDVLIGGAGADEIRGGAGDDTIFFDAADTVVDGGAGFDVAFVEGTNGVIFDLAQHHIEAAFGGVGNDTLYTSGAQGVLIGGGAGDDTITGSQAADTLMGGDGNDTVYGLGGNDVLTGDAGNDALYGGAGNDVLEGGAGADVLRGGAGVDWLSYAGSDAGVNINLTTGYAGGGDATGDVYSNMENIIGSRFGDKLVGDGGANTIYGGAGSDIIEGGAGDDTLNGGAGVDMVVGGLGNDTYVFNRGDGGEVLYDYATTTQTSRTQHTAYRNGLSATYWQTTVTTVLANAGNDTLAFGNNISVWDVVLDYNGTDLTLAVLDRSNPNATFGAATDWVYIKGWNDTRTRIETFTFADGTVLDMSAVAIPTGVHTPLMELFAIIGTEGNDVLDGTAGHNLMYGRGGDDVISGHGGNDEIYGEGGNDHLNGGAGDDMLDGGAGNDVLDGGSGADVLIGGAGTDTATYENAAAGMTVDLATGTASDGDTLSGIENLIGSQFADTLSGDVGANVIEGRGGDDVIDGRAGNDTLRGEGGNDTLIGGAGDDILDGGAGNDTLDGGAGNDTLNGGLGFDTLNGGAGNDILNGGDGNDHLNGGAGDDMLDGGAGNDVLDGGSGADVLIGGAGTDTATYENAAAGMTVDLATGTASDGDTLSGIENLIGSQFADTLSGDAGANVIEGRGGDDVIDGRAGNDTLRGEGGNDILIGGAGDDILDGGAGNDTLDGGAGNDTLNGGLGFDTLNGGAGNDVIDGGAGDDFIVGGVGADRLKGGAGIDTASYLASTAGVAVSLVAGMGTGGDAQGDTLTGIENLIGSEFSDRLTGDNGANVIGGRAGSDVINGLGGNDTLYGGAGNDTIDGGAGNDVISGGLGNDILSGGVGNDTISGGDGNDFIVGGAGADALDGGAGIDTASYETSTAGVDVNLTTGLGAGGHAQGDTLTGIENLIGSTFDDRLTGDAHANLIEGRGGNDTIRGLGGDDTLRGEGGNDIILGGLGNDRLEGGIGFDTLNGGAGNDTLEGGQGADVLLGGDGNDTAAYDRSSAGVTVDLNYNFEDDHEHDGEGDYGDDGHGYGVAPTLNHVMSLIGPDVLAAMPRHADDGGDYGDDHHYDDLPPIGIGFGGEAQGDILFGVENVIGSNFADLLKGDRNANILRGLGGNDEIDGRGGNDLLDGGAGNDELDGGSGNDLLLGGLGDDKLDGGSGNDILHGGAGNDVLKGEGGNDTLYGDAGNDILKGSGGNDALYGGSGDDILHGQGGSDILDGGAGNDILKSDGGNDVLKGGAGDDILTAKGGHDTLSGGTGNDVLNGGGDGDTFLFGLGDGRDLILTGHGSGHGEGGEKHDDKGDAGKDGSNAKLNVLVLGKGITADEVWFARSNYDLQMSIVGTKDRVSVHNWYKGKSSRLDEIRLANGAVLVESQVEQLRLAMAAFAPPVGSDSSLPPDVQSALHPMIAESWQPSHGL; this is encoded by the coding sequence GTGGCATTGGATCAATCCACGGCCTTTTTCGACATCAACGGCGACGGTTATCGCGAACAGACGGCCTGGGCCGGTGGCGGCGATGGCTTCCTGGTCTACGACAAAAATAACGATGGGCTGATCAATCACGTCGATGAAGTCAGCTTCAAGGGGTATGTCGAAACCGCGCGCACCGATCTGGAAGGATTGGCGCATTTTGACACCAATGGCGACGGCGTTCTGGACGGACGCGACGCCGAATGGGCCAAGTTCGGCGTTTGGCGCGACGCCAATCAAGACGGCGTATCCGACCCGGGCGAGGTGGTGAGCCTTGATAAAGCGGGCATCACGTCGATCGGCTTGAGTTCCGATCGGGTGCAGCGCAGCGAAGGCGGTAATACCGTGTTCGGCATCGGGCAATTCACCTGGGCCGATGGCGCAAGCGGAAAATTCGCCGACGCGGCGCTGGCTTATTCCCAACAGGCCGTTCGCGAGGAAGCCGACGGTGCTTTGACCATACGCAACGGCGATGGATCGCGGGTCCGCTTCTTGGCCGACAGCCCGGCGGGCGTGACCCTTGATCTGGGGGCGGAAGGTTTAGTCGGTGTCATCGCCACTGGTGGCGCCGATCACCTTTCGGCTGGGGCGGCGCAGGATGTGTCCCTGTTTGGCATGGGGGGCAACGACGTTCTTACGGGCGGCGATGGAAACGACTTTTTAGTTGGCGGTGCGGGCGCGGATTCCCTGTCCGGCGGGGGCGGCGACGACACCCTGGTAATCGATGCCAACGATGTCCACGTCGATGGCGGCGACGGTGTGGACAGCGTGTTCGTCGAAGGAACGGCGGGCGTAACCCTAGACCTTGGCGCCGACCACGTCGAATTGGCGTTCGGCGGCGCGGGTAACGATGTCTTCAGAACAAGCGGAAGTATCGGCGTTCTCATGTCTGGTGGGACGGGCAACGATATCCTTACGGGCGGGCAAGGCAACGACGTGTTAATCGGCGGCGCCGGAGCCGATGAAATTCGCGGCGGCGCGGGCGACGATACGATCTTTTTCGATGCCGCCGATACGGTCGTCGATGGCGGCGCGGGTTTCGATGTCGCCTTTGTCGAGGGGACAAACGGGGTTATCTTTGACTTGGCGCAGCACCATATCGAAGCCGCGTTCGGTGGCGTGGGTAACGATACCCTGTACACCAGCGGCGCGCAGGGCGTTTTGATCGGCGGTGGAGCGGGCGATGATACCATCACCGGCAGCCAAGCCGCCGACACCCTGATGGGCGGTGACGGCAACGATACGGTTTATGGCCTTGGCGGCAACGACGTGCTGACGGGCGACGCGGGGAACGACGCGCTTTATGGCGGCGCGGGCAATGACGTTTTGGAAGGCGGCGCGGGCGCCGATGTCTTGCGCGGTGGGGCGGGGGTGGATTGGCTGTCCTACGCCGGTTCCGACGCCGGGGTGAACATCAACTTGACCACGGGCTACGCCGGCGGCGGAGATGCTACGGGCGACGTGTACAGCAACATGGAAAACATCATCGGGTCGCGCTTCGGCGACAAACTGGTCGGCGATGGTGGAGCCAATACAATCTATGGCGGTGCTGGTAGCGATATCATCGAAGGCGGAGCAGGCGATGATACGCTGAACGGCGGTGCGGGCGTGGACATGGTAGTCGGCGGGCTGGGCAACGACACTTATGTCTTTAACCGCGGTGACGGCGGCGAAGTGCTTTACGATTACGCCACCACGACGCAAACCTCGCGAACGCAGCATACCGCGTACCGAAATGGTCTCTCTGCTACTTATTGGCAAACCACCGTAACGACAGTTCTGGCCAACGCGGGTAACGACACTTTGGCGTTCGGCAATAACATTTCGGTGTGGGATGTCGTCTTGGATTACAACGGCACGGACCTGACATTGGCCGTGTTGGACCGGTCCAACCCCAATGCGACGTTCGGGGCCGCGACGGACTGGGTCTATATCAAGGGGTGGAACGACACCCGGACACGGATTGAGACCTTTACCTTCGCCGACGGCACCGTGCTCGATATGAGCGCCGTGGCGATCCCGACCGGTGTACACACGCCCCTGATGGAACTGTTCGCGATCATTGGTACCGAAGGCAACGATGTGCTTGACGGCACGGCGGGCCATAACCTGATGTACGGGCGGGGCGGCGATGACGTCATATCCGGCCATGGCGGCAACGATGAAATTTACGGTGAGGGCGGCAACGACCACCTCAACGGTGGCGCGGGCGACGACATGCTGGACGGAGGCGCCGGTAACGACGTGTTGGATGGCGGCAGCGGCGCGGACGTGTTGATCGGCGGCGCGGGAACGGACACCGCGACCTACGAAAACGCCGCCGCCGGAATGACGGTGGATCTGGCGACGGGCACGGCATCCGATGGCGATACCCTTAGCGGCATCGAAAACCTAATCGGATCGCAATTTGCCGATACCCTCTCCGGCGACGTCGGCGCCAATGTGATCGAAGGGCGTGGCGGCGACGATGTCATCGACGGGCGCGCCGGCAACGATACCCTGCGCGGTGAAGGCGGCAACGACACCCTGATTGGCGGCGCGGGCGACGATATTCTGGACGGCGGCGCGGGCAATGACACCCTCGACGGGGGTGCAGGCAACGACACCCTCAACGGCGGCCTCGGCTTCGATACCCTAAATGGTGGCGCGGGAAATGATATCCTTAACGGCGGCGACGGCAACGACCACCTCAACGGTGGCGCGGGCGACGACATGCTGGACGGAGGCGCCGGTAACGACGTGTTGGATGGTGGCAGCGGCGCGGACGTGTTGATCGGCGGCGCGGGAACGGACACCGCGACCTACGAAAACGCCGCCGCCGGAATGACGGTGGATCTGGCGACGGGCACGGCATCCGATGGCGATACCCTTAGCGGCATCGAAAACCTGATCGGATCGCAATTTGCCGATACTCTCTCCGGCGACGCCGGCGCCAATGTGATCGAAGGGCGTGGCGGCGACGATGTCATCGACGGGCGCGCCGGCAACGATACCCTGCGCGGTGAAGGCGGCAACGACATCCTGATTGGCGGCGCGGGCGACGATATTCTGGACGGCGGCGCGGGCAACGACACCCTCGACGGGGGTGCAGGCAACGACACCCTCAACGGCGGCCTCGGCTTCGATACCCTAAATGGTGGCGCGGGAAATGACGTCATCGACGGCGGCGCAGGCGATGACTTTATCGTCGGCGGCGTGGGCGCGGACCGCCTTAAGGGCGGGGCCGGTATTGACACGGCGTCGTATTTGGCATCCACGGCGGGCGTGGCGGTAAGTCTCGTCGCCGGGATGGGCACGGGCGGTGACGCCCAAGGCGATACGCTAACGGGTATCGAAAACTTGATCGGCTCTGAATTTTCGGACCGGCTTACCGGCGATAATGGCGCAAACGTTATCGGGGGCCGTGCGGGCAGCGACGTCATCAATGGTCTCGGCGGTAACGACACGCTCTACGGCGGGGCCGGAAACGACACGATCGACGGTGGCGCCGGCAATGACGTGATTTCCGGCGGCCTCGGCAACGATATCTTGAGTGGTGGCGTTGGTAACGACACGATCAGCGGAGGTGACGGGAATGACTTCATCGTTGGCGGCGCAGGCGCGGATGCCCTGGACGGCGGAGCGGGAATCGATACCGCATCCTATGAGACATCGACGGCAGGCGTCGACGTTAACCTTACCACCGGTCTTGGCGCGGGCGGCCATGCCCAGGGCGATACGCTGACGGGAATCGAAAACCTGATCGGCTCCACATTCGATGACCGATTGACCGGCGACGCCCATGCCAACCTGATCGAAGGGCGCGGCGGCAACGACACGATCCGTGGTCTTGGCGGCGACGATACGCTGCGTGGTGAGGGCGGCAACGACATCATCTTGGGCGGTCTTGGCAATGACCGCCTCGAAGGCGGCATCGGTTTCGATACGTTGAACGGCGGTGCGGGCAATGACACGCTTGAAGGCGGGCAAGGTGCCGACGTTCTGTTGGGAGGCGACGGCAACGATACCGCCGCTTACGACCGCTCATCGGCAGGCGTGACCGTGGACCTAAATTATAACTTCGAGGACGACCACGAACATGACGGCGAAGGCGACTATGGAGACGACGGTCATGGATATGGCGTTGCGCCGACTTTGAACCATGTCATGTCGTTGATCGGTCCTGATGTCTTGGCCGCCATGCCACGGCATGCGGACGATGGTGGGGACTATGGAGATGATCATCACTACGACGATCTGCCGCCGATTGGCATCGGTTTTGGTGGCGAGGCCCAGGGCGATATTCTGTTTGGGGTCGAAAATGTAATCGGGTCCAATTTTGCCGACCTTCTTAAAGGCGATCGCAACGCCAATATCTTGCGTGGCCTTGGCGGCAATGATGAAATCGACGGTCGGGGCGGCAACGATCTGTTGGACGGCGGTGCCGGCAATGATGAACTCGACGGTGGTTCCGGAAACGATCTGCTGTTGGGCGGTCTTGGCGATGACAAGCTTGATGGCGGTTCCGGCAACGATATTCTTCATGGCGGGGCCGGTAACGACGTGCTTAAGGGCGAAGGGGGCAACGATACCCTCTATGGCGACGCCGGAAACGACATCCTTAAAGGCAGTGGCGGAAACGACGCTCTCTATGGCGGCTCCGGCGACGACATTCTGCATGGCCAAGGCGGCAGTGATATCCTCGATGGCGGCGCGGGCAATGACATCCTCAAAAGCGACGGCGGCAATGATGTCCTTAAGGGAGGAGCCGGTGATGACATCCTGACCGCCAAGGGTGGGCACGACACTCTGTCCGGCGGAACGGGCAACGATGTGCTCAATGGCGGCGGCGATGGCGACACCTTCCTGTTTGGTCTTGGCGACGGTCGGGACCTCATTCTCACGGGCCATGGTAGCGGTCATGGCGAGGGTGGCGAGAAACACGACGACAAGGGCGACGCTGGAAAAGATGGCTCAAACGCTAAACTCAATGTTCTGGTTCTAGGTAAAGGGATCACTGCCGACGAGGTCTGGTTCGCACGCAGCAACTATGATCTGCAGATGTCCATCGTCGGCACCAAGGATCGGGTAAGTGTGCACAATTGGTATAAGGGAAAATCCAGTCGCCTGGACGAAATCCGCCTGGCTAATGGCGCTGTTCTGGTTGAATCTCAGGTTGAACAGTTGCGCCTAGCCATGGCCGCCTTCGCGCCGCCCGTCGGGTCGGATTCCAGCCTGCCGCCTGACGTTCAATCCGCACTACATCCCATGATCGCAGAGAGTTGGCAACCGTCACACGGTTTGTAA
- a CDS encoding GNAT family N-acetyltransferase yields the protein MDAQTAARIATQPPPGPKGGEDDGGKTRGRNVAIRLAADMRDVECMIELGRVAHRESRFADLEYAPDKLMQSALGAMTEEGRKRMCLLMAEYRGDLLGMIVATVGSHWFSSELGASAMVYYVHPDHRGSMAAIKLLHGFRRWAQNRRVRRININVTSGVGMARTDKLMRRLGFEFTGGNYVLEMGSLR from the coding sequence ATGGACGCACAAACCGCGGCACGCATCGCGACACAACCCCCGCCAGGACCCAAGGGCGGGGAAGACGACGGCGGGAAAACCCGGGGTCGAAACGTCGCCATCCGCCTTGCCGCCGACATGCGCGATGTCGAATGCATGATCGAACTTGGCCGCGTAGCGCATCGCGAAAGCCGCTTCGCGGACCTTGAATACGCGCCGGATAAATTGATGCAATCCGCCCTGGGCGCCATGACCGAAGAGGGCCGCAAGCGCATGTGCCTTTTGATGGCGGAATATCGCGGCGATCTACTAGGCATGATCGTGGCGACGGTCGGCTCGCACTGGTTTTCGTCCGAATTGGGGGCGTCGGCGATGGTTTATTATGTCCACCCTGACCATCGCGGTTCCATGGCGGCGATCAAGCTGCTCCACGGTTTTCGGCGCTGGGCGCAAAACCGCCGCGTCAGGCGCATCAACATCAACGTCACCTCCGGCGTGGGTATGGCCCGTACCGATAAGTTGATGCGCCGCCTGGGTTTCGAGTTTACGGGTGGAAATTATGTGTTGGAGATGGGGAGCCTAAGGTGA
- a CDS encoding HlyD family type I secretion periplasmic adaptor subunit: MVKAELPLIADAKLKWARFKESAAHHLDAWRTAWARDKADTAPRRSRADAEFLPAALEIMETPPSPLGRAVLWAIMAFFAITVAWAVFAKVNINATASGKLIPAGRVKLIQPLEAGTVSAILVKEGQKVHEGDLLIELDATEIEAAREQVEHEMLVAEIERARWRAALDNPANPVAVFDPPHDLDAAKRKTYTHLLRSQSDAFQDHLLAIDDQIKAARARLASVRDNLERMRQTAPLVRREYVAKKTLVDKGVAAPLSLVPLQRQMIDFKKGISGERRKVTETQATIAAAREQRKEAVSNYQNNALSQFTLADRRIDNFKQELVKLERRRTRQALISPVDGVVQQLKTNTIGGVVTPAEVLMVIVPDTHRLEADVMIPNRDIGFVEKGQKAVVKLETFLFTRYGAINGRVRTISSDAVADKRLGLAYPARITLDRTSMTVDGREVQLTPGMAATVEVTTGRRRVIAFVLAPLLRYAKESFHER, encoded by the coding sequence ATGGTCAAGGCTGAACTTCCCCTCATCGCGGACGCGAAGCTTAAATGGGCGCGCTTTAAGGAAAGCGCCGCGCACCACCTCGACGCTTGGCGCACCGCCTGGGCGCGCGACAAGGCGGATACCGCACCACGGCGCAGCCGTGCCGATGCCGAATTTTTGCCCGCCGCGTTGGAAATCATGGAAACGCCGCCATCGCCCCTTGGCCGTGCGGTGTTGTGGGCCATCATGGCTTTTTTCGCCATTACCGTCGCCTGGGCCGTCTTCGCCAAGGTGAATATTAACGCCACCGCCTCGGGCAAGCTTATCCCGGCGGGGCGCGTCAAACTCATCCAACCCCTGGAGGCCGGCACGGTCAGCGCCATTTTGGTCAAGGAGGGACAAAAAGTCCACGAAGGCGATCTGTTGATCGAACTGGACGCCACCGAGATCGAGGCCGCGCGCGAGCAGGTCGAGCATGAAATGCTGGTCGCCGAGATCGAACGCGCGCGCTGGCGCGCCGCGCTCGACAACCCGGCAAACCCGGTGGCCGTCTTTGACCCGCCCCACGACCTGGATGCGGCGAAACGAAAAACCTACACCCACCTGCTGCGCAGTCAAAGCGATGCCTTTCAGGACCACCTGCTCGCTATCGACGACCAAATCAAGGCCGCGAGGGCGCGCCTTGCGTCGGTGCGCGACAATCTTGAGCGCATGCGACAGACCGCGCCCCTGGTGCGGCGCGAGTACGTCGCTAAAAAAACCCTTGTGGACAAGGGCGTCGCCGCCCCGCTAAGCCTTGTTCCGCTGCAACGCCAGATGATCGATTTCAAAAAAGGAATCTCGGGTGAACGCAGAAAGGTTACCGAAACGCAGGCCACCATCGCCGCCGCGCGCGAACAGCGCAAGGAAGCCGTCTCGAACTACCAAAACAATGCGTTAAGTCAGTTTACCCTGGCCGACAGGCGGATCGACAATTTCAAACAAGAACTGGTGAAGCTCGAACGCCGCCGTACTCGACAGGCCCTGATTTCGCCGGTGGACGGCGTCGTACAGCAGTTAAAAACCAATACCATCGGCGGCGTGGTGACGCCTGCGGAAGTCTTGATGGTGATCGTACCCGATACGCACCGGTTGGAGGCCGATGTCATGATCCCCAACAGGGATATCGGCTTCGTCGAAAAGGGGCAAAAGGCGGTGGTGAAGCTGGAAACCTTCCTGTTCACCCGCTATGGCGCGATCAACGGCAGGGTCAGGACCATATCCAGCGATGCCGTCGCCGACAAACGTCTGGGGCTCGCCTATCCTGCCCGCATCACGTTGGATCGCACGTCGATGACGGTGGATGGGCGCGAGGTGCAACTGACCCCCGGCATGGCGGCGACGGTGGAGGTCACCACCGGACGGCGGCGCGTCATCGCATTCGTTCTCGCCCCCCTGTTGCGCTACGCCAAGGAAAGTTTCCATGAACGCTGA
- a CDS encoding toxin-activating lysine-acyltransferase, translating to MMKTNADEKSTPSPTSPRSSAQDLARQAEPAPVRDAGTGLTDGVETAETAAPSAATAGPPSSGQAPAIPNIPPAMAEVLGQITWLMLNSTQHRHLFLTDYEWLILPAVLRKQFRLIRQDEKSVAVVLWAYLNEETERRFLGGTRKLAPNEWGAGETPWIVDVIAPFGGHEQAIQGVVDSVFMGRDVKVLAIDPATKSLTARTVSGQHRAAE from the coding sequence ATGATGAAAACCAACGCCGACGAAAAATCCACTCCATCCCCAACATCCCCCCGATCTTCGGCGCAGGACCTCGCCCGGCAGGCCGAACCGGCCCCCGTGCGGGATGCGGGCACGGGGCTGACCGACGGCGTGGAAACGGCCGAAACCGCCGCGCCTTCCGCCGCCACCGCCGGGCCGCCCTCCTCGGGCCAAGCTCCGGCCATCCCCAACATCCCCCCGGCAATGGCCGAGGTCCTGGGGCAGATAACCTGGCTGATGCTCAACTCCACGCAACACCGCCACCTGTTCCTGACCGATTACGAATGGCTGATTCTGCCCGCCGTTCTGCGCAAGCAGTTCCGCCTTATCCGCCAGGACGAAAAGTCGGTGGCCGTGGTGCTGTGGGCCTACCTGAACGAAGAGACCGAACGGCGCTTCCTCGGCGGCACGCGCAAGCTCGCCCCCAACGAATGGGGCGCGGGCGAAACGCCGTGGATCGTCGATGTCATCGCTCCCTTCGGCGGCCACGAACAGGCCATCCAGGGCGTTGTCGATAGTGTGTTTATGGGGCGCGACGTCAAGGTCCTGGCCATCGACCCCGCGACCAAGAGCCTGACGGCGCGCACCGTTAGCGGCCAACATCGGGCGGCGGAATAA